The window GGGCGATCAGGTGGGTCTCCTGGGTATTGCCCAGGCGAAACGCCACGTCGAAACCGTTTTCGAGCAGGTCCGGACGGCGATTGGTGAGGACCACATCCAATTTGACGCGTGGACACAGCAGAGTGAACTCACTCAGGGCGGGTGCCAGCTTTTCGGTGCCGAAGGTCAGCGGCGCGGTGATGCGCAGGGTTCCACTCGGTTCGTCGAGGGCCTGCTCGGCCAACCGTTCGGAGTCGGCCACCAACCCCAGCACTTCGAGGCAACGCTGGTAATAAGCGGTGCCGAATTCCGTTAACCGCTGGCGTCGCGTTGTTCGGTTGAGCAGGCGCATACCCAGGCGTTGCTCCAACGCCCGCAGGTGATTGCCGACCATGGTGGTGGACATTTCGCACTGCAGCGCGGCGGCGGTCATGCTGCCGCTTTCCACCACCCGCACGTAAACGGTCATTGCCTGGAATAAGTCCATTATCAAGTCCAGCTTTAAAATGATTGAAGTGTTGCAGCGTTTATCCAGCTCAGGTGGCTAACCATACTGCAAAAACACCGACCATTGATGGAGCTTGATGTCATGACCGCCGCCTGCCTGATGAGCACTTACCAACCCTTGGCCTTGAGTTTCAGCAAGGGCCTGGGCACACGCCTGTGGGATCAGGCCGGTCGTGAATACCTGGACGCGGTGGCGGGCGTGGCAGTGACCAACGTCGGTCACTGCCATCCGAAAATAGTCTCGGCCATCAGTGAACAGGCCGGGCTGCTGTTGCACACATCCAACCTCTACAGCATCGATTGGCAGCAGCGGCTGGCGCAGAAACTGACGCAATTGGCGGGCATGGAGCGAGCCTTTTTCAACAACTCCGGTGCCGAAGCCAATGAAACCGCATTGAAACTCGCACGGTTGTACGGATGGCACAAAGGCATCGAACAACCGCTGGTGGTGGTCATGGAGAACGCCTTTCACGGCCGCACGCTGGGCACCTTGTCCGCCAGTGATGGCCCGGCCGTGCGCCTGGGCTTCAACGAGTTGCCGGGGGATTTCGTCAAAGTGCCCTTCGGCGATCTCAAGGCGCTGGACAAGGTGCAACAAGCCCACGGTCCGCGCATCGTGGCGATCCTGATGGAACCTATTCAGGGTGAAAGCGGCGTCCAAATGGCCCCGCCCGGTTACCTGAAAGCCATTCGCGAACGCTGCACTCGGCAGGCGTGGCTGCTGATGCTCGACGAAATCCAGACCGGCATCGGCCGCACCGGCCAGTGGTTTGCCTTTCAGCACGAAGGCATCGTTCCAGACGTCATGACCCTGGCCAAAGGTCTGGGCAACGGTATTCCCATCGGCGCCTGCCTGGCCCGGGGCAAAGCCGCCGACCTCTTCACCCCCGGCAGTCACGGCAGCACCTTCGGCGGCAATCCACTGGCCTGCCGCGTGGGTTGCACCGTGCTGGAGATCATCGAAGAACAAGGACTGCTGGAAAACGCCAAACTTCAGGGCGAACGTTTGCTCGCCAGATTGCGCATCGAATTGGCGGACGACCCGAACGTCCTGGCTATCCGCGGACAGGGTTTAATGATCGGCATCGAACTCAAACAACCGATTCGCGACCTGACCCTGATCGCCGCGCGGGATCACGGCTTGTTGATCAACGTGACACGGGGCAAAACCATACGCTTGCTGCCGCCGCTGACGATTGATGAGCGGGAAGTGGAGATGATTGTCCGAGGAGTTTGCCGGGCAGTGAGCGCGGCCTGATACACCATTGATCGTTCCCACGCTCCGCGTGGGAATGCAGCCCAGGACGCTCCGCGTCCTAAAAAGCGTGACGCAGAGCGTCACAAGAGGCATTCCCACGCGGAGCGTGGGAACGATCGATCGCTGCACGGGATCACGGCTTGTTGATCAACGTGACACGAGGCAAGACCATTCGCTTGCTGCCGCCGCTGACGATTGATGAGCGGGAAGTGGAGATGATTGTCAGAGGGGTTTGCCGGGCAGTGAGCGCGGCCTGATACACCATTGATCGTTCCCACGCTCCGCGTGGGAATGCAGCCCAGGACGCTCCGCGTCCTAAAAAGCGTGACGCAGAGCGTCACAAGAGTCATTCCCACGCGGAGCGTGGGAACGATCGAAACACTGTGAGTTAGCTGGCTTGTAACACGGTGTTCGCGAATGTTGTGATTTCGGTTCGATCCCTGAGCTTGAGTTTCGAACCGCCAAACCCTTCGAACAGATGCTGATGCGCGGCAAATCCACTCGAATCTTCGCGCGTGCGATAGCTGCCGGCCCAAGCGAGCAATGCAATCAACAACTCGTCATTCTCGTCCCGCTGCGCTTCTCGCTGACGAATGTTGGCAACACATTCCTCCTCTTCAACACTCAGCCAGATCAGTGCTGTCGCCCGGGGCAAGAGTTCGCTGGTGATCCAGCCGTAAACGCCTTCGATCACCCAGCGCTCTTCACCGGCCACCACCCGTGCCATGCCCAGCGCCTCGGCACGGGGGCGGGGAATGCTGTGTTCATCGGACAACCAGTGAATCGAATCGAGATCGACCCACGGCACTTGCAGGTGTTTGGCCAGTCGTTCCGCCAGCCAGCTTTTGCCGGAACCGGAATTGCCGATGATCAGGGTTCGGGTGAGGTTCATGAGCGACACCGATCAAATGTCGGAACGATCAGCCTTCAGTCGTCATTCACAGGCGCAACCATCCGGGTCTTCGGCGAACCGTTTGAGTTGTGCTGATAGATCTCCAGCGGCTGTCCTTTTTCATTAAAGAACACTTGCCCGATCCCCGCCGAATTCCACAGCCGTTCACCCGCTTCAGCATGTTCCGGGACATGCGGAACAATGCGCATGCGCCGGCGTTTGGTCAGCCAGTTCAGCGGTGAGCGGGGCGAGTAGAGCCAGCGGTTGAGGCGGTCGAACCACTCGAGCAGCGCGGGCGGGAATTCGTTTTTGATGCCGCTGCTGGTGATCTGCCAGATGCGCGGGCCGCCCTTGCGGTGTCGGATCAGTACTTCGTAGACGAAGGAATAATGCACATCGCCCGACAGCACCACGTAATTACCGGGTGTACGCGAGTGTCGGAAAATGTTCAGGATCACCTGGGCTGCACCGCGATGGGCCATCCAGTTTTCGGCGTCCACCAGCAGGGGATAACCGCACCAGCTGAAGACGCGCTGCACGGTTTCGATCAGTTTGACGCCGAAAATCGGTGCCGGCGAAACGATGATGGCCGACGGGTGATCGAGCAGATCCTGTTGCAGTTCGCTGAGGGCTTCCCAGTCCAGCAGACCCGAAGGCTGCTTGAGGTTCATCTCGCTGCGCCAGCGCCGGGTGCGGGTGTCGAGTACGACGATGGCCGGGCTGGTGGGCAGCACGTAATGCCAGTTCTGAAATCTCAGCAGTTCGTCAATCAACTCGTCCTGAATGTCACTGTCGAGGTAGCGGTCATGTCCGGTCGCGCTCAATCCGCTGGCCTTCTTCAGCACAGCGCCGAACGCATCCGGGTTGTTGCCCCAGCCCTGGCACAGCATGTAGGCAATCAGTGCATTGCCGATGATGCGCCTGGAGAACGGATGGCCGTAGGCCGTTTCCTCCCATTGCGCGGAAAGATTCCAGTCATCGGTAATGTCGTGATCGTCGAAAATCATCAGGCACGGCAGGTGCGCGAGCGCTCGGGCGACACCTCCCAGGCCGGCCTTGAAGCCATCGATGCGCGTCTGCTCAAGCGCATAACGCTCGCGTCTTTCCGGTGTCAGTACCGGCGGTTGCGGGGCGATCAATGTCCAGGCAATCGGCGACCACACCAGCAGGTACATGGCCATGACTTCGGCGAACGTCACCAGATGGTTGTCGGCACTGCTGCTGGTGAAAATCGGCTTACGCGCCCCACCGAAAAATCGCTCGCGCAGGGTTTTGTTGCTTTCCAGCGCCGGTAACAAATCCGCACGATGGTAGTAGCTGGCGGGGTGCTCGTAGAGTTTGGCGCTGTCGCTGACCACTGCGCCTTCGAGGTGCTCTTCGAACAGCCCAAGCCGCTTGATCAAGGCATGGATGGCTCGCAGCATCGGCCCCGCGACATCGTCGGCATACACCTGATCGCCGCTCATCATCAACAGCGCCGGGCGTTTGTGTGCATCCGGCTCCGCCTCCAGCAAACGATCGACGCACAGCAAACCGTCCGTGGCCGGGTGGTGAGGTTTGCGGCAGGAACCGTGCAACAGATGATCGGCCCGTGTACGCAGGACGAAGTTTGGGCTACGGGCGTCTGCGTACAGCAAGTGCGGGGCCCAAGCGGCGATGCCGGCGTCGTCAATCAACAGGTCGTATTCGATTAACGTGTCGCAGGGCAGGGCGGCGTCCAGCGACACATCGATCAAATGAACAAAGGCCTGGGTGCCCACCGCAATGACCGTGCACTGACTCGCGTCGAGGTGGATAGCGTCGCGGTCTTGCAGACGCAACGTCAGCGACAGCGCCCGCGACCCCACCAGCCACATCACCAGCCGCGTGGGCTCCAGACGCCGCAACAGCGGCCCGACCAGGACAGGGGGCAGGGATTGGTGATCGTCAGGCAGCGGCAAAGACATGGACATCCGGGTTTCTGGAACAGAGAAGCGCGCGATGATAACGCAGCTGATGTCAATGAAACGCAACTGGCTCGAATCTGACAGTCAAGGCAACTGCTCGCTGCCCGCCGTCATTACATCCGTCTCGCCATTGGCCACCAGCCAGCGAAACAGCTCTGTGACGGACACCGTGTGGCTCCGCTCGATGCATCGCACTTGCGCCGGGCCATAGTGTTCGGTGTAGCGGCTGAGCACCAGATGGCGACAGTCCGCCGACAGGCGCAGGGTGATTTCCCGACAGTGCAGAGTGGCCGGGTCTTGCTGGGTGACCCGTTGCTGCAGAATCAGGCCATTGCCTTCAGAAACCATCGGCCGGTGCTCCTGTGCATTGAGGTTTGGTTGTTTGTGCCGAGCCTTGTTTTCCATCGGCGACGTAAGCGGCACGATGTTCGGCGACCACGTTGCGTAACGCGCTGTAGTAGTCCGGCAGTTTTTGCAGGCTGTCGGTCAGCGGTAAGGCTTCTGCGCGGCCATCGACGAAGCCGCCGACCGTGCTGATAGTGGATAACGTGTCCACGGTATCGCTGTTGCTGCCAAACGGATCGACCACAAAACCGAGCACCCGGCCGACGGCGTCGCGGCTGTTGGAAGTGCCGAGCAACGGCAGTTCGACGATCGGCCCGTTGCCGATGCCCCACACGCCGAACGTCTGGCCGAAGTCCGCGTCGTGACGCGGGATGCCGGCCATGCCGGAGACATCGATCAAGCCCACTACACCGACCGTGGTGTTCAGCACGAAACGCCCCAGGGTATTGGCCGAGCGCATCGGGTTGCCTTGCAGCAGGTCATTGATGAACACCTTGGGCTCGCCGAAGTTCGCCACAAAGTTATGCACACCGGTCTGGAAAAAGTCCGGCGAGTAGCGATAGCCGCGAGCGACCGGCGCCAGGGCATAGTCATCCACCACCCGATTGAACGCAAAAACCCCACGGTTGAACGGTTCCGCCGGGTCGTACACCGTGTAGGCGATGTCGGCGCAACTCACATCGGTGGCCGGCGGCTGACTGCTGCAACCCGCCAACCCGGCGGCCAGCACGGCAATCGAGGTGTTGCGGGTCAGCCAGGGAGCACAATTGAAAGGCAACATGAATGCGATTCTCGGGAGGAATTCGCCGAGATGCTGAGCCCCAAGCCTTGCGCAAAGATGTCTGGTTTATTGCGCCGCTGACGTTTTATTACAGGATTGAAATATATGACGCGCTGCCGTGAATGGTTTTAGATGGCGGTTCCATTCGCCCCTTAAGTGACCTTTGGTGAACAGCCTTTTAATTGTGGACGACGACCTTGAAGTCCTCGATCTCCTGAAAAAATTCTTCGTGCAGCACGGCTACAGCGTCGAAGTCGCCACCGATGGCGCGTCGCTGTGGGCGGCCATCGAGCGACAGCCGCCAGACCTGATCATTCTTGATGTGATGTTGCCCGGGGACAGCGGGCTGATCCTGTGCCAGCAACTGCGGATCCGATACGCGATACCGGTGATCATGCTCACCGCCATGGGGGAACTCAGTGATCGGGTCGTCGGCCTGGAACTGGGCGCCGACGATTACTTGACCAAACCCTTCGACGCCCGTGAACTGCTGGCCCGAGTGCGCGCCGTGCTGCGCCGCGTGGATGAGCGCCGTCCGGTATTGCAGGAACGGCCACGGCCGCTGATCGACTTCGCCGACTGGCACCTGGACGTCACGCGACGTGAACTGCGCTCGCCGGACAACGTGATGATTCCGCTGTCGGCCGGTGAGTTCGACTTGCTGCTGGTCTTCGTCGAACACCCGCAACGCATTCTCACCCGCGAGCAATTGCTGGACCTGGCGCGCGGGCATTGTCATGAAGCGTTCGATCGCAGCATCGACGTCCAGGTCAGTCGCCTGCGCCGCAAACTCGAGTCCGACACCAAGCGGCCGGCGATGATTCGCACGGTGCGTAACGGCGGTTACCTGTTCACGCCCAGCGTGACGCGGCGATGAGCGGGTTGAAGCGGATGCGCGCCCGAGACTGGCCGCAAGATACGGTGGCGCGCTGGATCGCGTTGACGATCATCCTGGCCATGCTCATTTCACTGGCGCTCAATGGGCTGTTTATCCAACTGGCCGGCGTCTGGGCGCGCCCGCCGCTGACCGAAATCGGCCTGCTGGAAAAAGCTGCCGCCATCACTCGTGTGGTCGAGGCCGCTCCGGCGCCCCTGCGCAACTCATTGGCGCAAGCGGCCAGCGAGAACGGCTTTACCGTCAGTTGGCATCCTGATAGGCACGATCTCAATTTGCCCGCCGTGGAAGATCCGAAATCCGGCATCGGCTCGACCATTCTGCAGCCCATGCTCAAGACCCCTGACCGACGCATCGAAGCCTATGAACCGGCCGACTGGACGGAACACACGGCCGATGCCCATTACGCGTTATTGATCGAGCTATCGGATTCGACATGGCTGATGTTCTCCGCGCCCTCGCGCAGTTGGGGGCTCGACGAAACGCCACGCTACCTGATCGTCATCCTGCTGGTGCTGATCTCCACCGCCGTGGTCGCACTGATCGCCACCCGGCGCCTCGCCACACCGTTGCAGCACTTCGCCGAGGGCGCCCGGCGCTTCGGAGTGGACTTTCGCGCACCGCCGATCGAACCGCTCGGCCCCCACGAAATCCGCCAGGCGATCCTCGCGTTCAATGCCATGCAGGCCCAACTGCAGCACTTCATCCGCGACCGCACGCAAATGCTCGCCGCCATCTCCCACGACCTGCGCGCGCCTCTGACGCGGATGCGCTTGCGGGGGGAATTCATTGAAGACAGCGAGCAACAGCAGCGGTTGTTTCGTGACGTGGATGAAATGCAGGCAATGATCAACTCGGCGCTGGAGTTCTTTCGCGATGATGCGCGGCTTGAGCCTGCGACCCAGTTCGATCTGGCGGAATTGCTGCAAACGCTGCTGGACGATTATCGGGATCAGGGCGTCGACATTACGTTCAGCGGGCCGCTGCGGTGGGTGTATTTCGGGCGACCGTTGGGGCTTAAGCGGGTGATGACCAATCTGCTGGATAACGCGATCAAGTACGGCAGTGAGCCGGCGATTGAACTGAGCCCCGCAGCTGGCGAGGTGCGGATCAAAGTGCTGGATCGTGGGCCGGGGATTGCGGAGGCCAGCCTTGAACAAGTGTTCGTGCCGTTTTTCCGGTTGGAAGGTTCGCGGAACAAGAGCACCGGGGGTGTTGGTTTGGGGTTGTCAGCGGCGCGGGCGATTGTGCTGGAACACGGAGGCGAGCTGACACTGCGTAATCGGTCGAAGGGTGGGTTGGAGGCGTTGGTGGTGTTGCCGGTGCATCCAACGCCCAGACAGTTAAGCAATTTCTGCAATGACGCAATCTTGTAGCAGCTGGCGGAGCCTGCGTTCGGTTCGGGCCGCGATCGGACGTAGCAGTCGTAAAACCTGAGCTTGCGGTCTTCCTGAAACACCGCATCTTCTTATTTCACGACTGCTGCGCAGCCGAACGCAGGCTGCGCCAGCTGCTACAAAAAATTGCGTGACGGCTTAACGGATCGTGTGAGCCTAAGCCTCCCAGCCCGCGCCACTGACCGCCGCTTGTGCCAGTGGATGCAAGTCTGCCCCTTGATGCTCCGTCTGCCAGGCCAGCAATTCCTTGCGCATGCCGGGCGTCCAGTACATCTGCAAATGATTACGCACACCGAGCACGGCCTGTTGCTGATCCGGTTCGGTGGCGAAGTACTGGGCGATCTGGTTGACCATTTTGATCAGGTTTTCAGTGCTCATCGGCGTACCTCGGCTTTAGTGCCACGCGCCTTACGGCGTTCGTCGA of the Pseudomonas frederiksbergensis genome contains:
- a CDS encoding VacJ family lipoprotein, which translates into the protein MLPFNCAPWLTRNTSIAVLAAGLAGCSSQPPATDVSCADIAYTVYDPAEPFNRGVFAFNRVVDDYALAPVARGYRYSPDFFQTGVHNFVANFGEPKVFINDLLQGNPMRSANTLGRFVLNTTVGVVGLIDVSGMAGIPRHDADFGQTFGVWGIGNGPIVELPLLGTSNSRDAVGRVLGFVVDPFGSNSDTVDTLSTISTVGGFVDGRAEALPLTDSLQKLPDYYSALRNVVAEHRAAYVADGKQGSAQTTKPQCTGAPADGF
- a CDS encoding LysR family transcriptional regulator, with amino-acid sequence MDLFQAMTVYVRVVESGSMTAAALQCEMSTTMVGNHLRALEQRLGMRLLNRTTRRQRLTEFGTAYYQRCLEVLGLVADSERLAEQALDEPSGTLRITAPLTFGTEKLAPALSEFTLLCPRVKLDVVLTNRRPDLLENGFDVAFRLGNTQETHLIARPLLDYNLTMCASPEYLARKGTPEKPDDLQHHDCLSFAYPAGDDWQSVEKHWRLTGPEGEVAVAVNGPMLINSSAALLQAARTGMGIVVLPDALMEQDLKDGKLVALMQSYLPPSRPMNLMYAQDRYRLPKLRSFVDFALQRWGKY
- a CDS encoding formate dehydrogenase subunit delta, encoding MSTENLIKMVNQIAQYFATEPDQQQAVLGVRNHLQMYWTPGMRKELLAWQTEHQGADLHPLAQAAVSGAGWEA
- a CDS encoding alkaline phosphatase D family protein, producing the protein MSMSLPLPDDHQSLPPVLVGPLLRRLEPTRLVMWLVGSRALSLTLRLQDRDAIHLDASQCTVIAVGTQAFVHLIDVSLDAALPCDTLIEYDLLIDDAGIAAWAPHLLYADARSPNFVLRTRADHLLHGSCRKPHHPATDGLLCVDRLLEAEPDAHKRPALLMMSGDQVYADDVAGPMLRAIHALIKRLGLFEEHLEGAVVSDSAKLYEHPASYYHRADLLPALESNKTLRERFFGGARKPIFTSSSADNHLVTFAEVMAMYLLVWSPIAWTLIAPQPPVLTPERRERYALEQTRIDGFKAGLGGVARALAHLPCLMIFDDHDITDDWNLSAQWEETAYGHPFSRRIIGNALIAYMLCQGWGNNPDAFGAVLKKASGLSATGHDRYLDSDIQDELIDELLRFQNWHYVLPTSPAIVVLDTRTRRWRSEMNLKQPSGLLDWEALSELQQDLLDHPSAIIVSPAPIFGVKLIETVQRVFSWCGYPLLVDAENWMAHRGAAQVILNIFRHSRTPGNYVVLSGDVHYSFVYEVLIRHRKGGPRIWQITSSGIKNEFPPALLEWFDRLNRWLYSPRSPLNWLTKRRRMRIVPHVPEHAEAGERLWNSAGIGQVFFNEKGQPLEIYQHNSNGSPKTRMVAPVNDD
- a CDS encoding adenylate kinase — protein: MNLTRTLIIGNSGSGKSWLAERLAKHLQVPWVDLDSIHWLSDEHSIPRPRAEALGMARVVAGEERWVIEGVYGWITSELLPRATALIWLSVEEEECVANIRQREAQRDENDELLIALLAWAGSYRTREDSSGFAAHQHLFEGFGGSKLKLRDRTEITTFANTVLQAS
- a CDS encoding aspartate aminotransferase family protein produces the protein MTAACLMSTYQPLALSFSKGLGTRLWDQAGREYLDAVAGVAVTNVGHCHPKIVSAISEQAGLLLHTSNLYSIDWQQRLAQKLTQLAGMERAFFNNSGAEANETALKLARLYGWHKGIEQPLVVVMENAFHGRTLGTLSASDGPAVRLGFNELPGDFVKVPFGDLKALDKVQQAHGPRIVAILMEPIQGESGVQMAPPGYLKAIRERCTRQAWLLMLDEIQTGIGRTGQWFAFQHEGIVPDVMTLAKGLGNGIPIGACLARGKAADLFTPGSHGSTFGGNPLACRVGCTVLEIIEEQGLLENAKLQGERLLARLRIELADDPNVLAIRGQGLMIGIELKQPIRDLTLIAARDHGLLINVTRGKTIRLLPPLTIDEREVEMIVRGVCRAVSAA
- a CDS encoding sensor histidine kinase, with the protein product MSGLKRMRARDWPQDTVARWIALTIILAMLISLALNGLFIQLAGVWARPPLTEIGLLEKAAAITRVVEAAPAPLRNSLAQAASENGFTVSWHPDRHDLNLPAVEDPKSGIGSTILQPMLKTPDRRIEAYEPADWTEHTADAHYALLIELSDSTWLMFSAPSRSWGLDETPRYLIVILLVLISTAVVALIATRRLATPLQHFAEGARRFGVDFRAPPIEPLGPHEIRQAILAFNAMQAQLQHFIRDRTQMLAAISHDLRAPLTRMRLRGEFIEDSEQQQRLFRDVDEMQAMINSALEFFRDDARLEPATQFDLAELLQTLLDDYRDQGVDITFSGPLRWVYFGRPLGLKRVMTNLLDNAIKYGSEPAIELSPAAGEVRIKVLDRGPGIAEASLEQVFVPFFRLEGSRNKSTGGVGLGLSAARAIVLEHGGELTLRNRSKGGLEALVVLPVHPTPRQLSNFCNDAIL
- a CDS encoding response regulator; amino-acid sequence: MNSLLIVDDDLEVLDLLKKFFVQHGYSVEVATDGASLWAAIERQPPDLIILDVMLPGDSGLILCQQLRIRYAIPVIMLTAMGELSDRVVGLELGADDYLTKPFDARELLARVRAVLRRVDERRPVLQERPRPLIDFADWHLDVTRRELRSPDNVMIPLSAGEFDLLLVFVEHPQRILTREQLLDLARGHCHEAFDRSIDVQVSRLRRKLESDTKRPAMIRTVRNGGYLFTPSVTRR